Proteins encoded by one window of Blautia faecicola:
- a CDS encoding YhgE/Pip domain-containing protein — MKNIWKIFQRDLQQIQKNVIAMIVIIGITVVPCLYAWFNIAASWDPYENTGNLKVAVASVDEGYEGSIIPIKLTLGDQVLSALRENTQLEWVFTTKSKAMKGVKSGKYYAAIVIPEDFSRNMMSVFTSDIQKPEITYYSNAKENAIAPKVTDKGATAIQTQVNEVFIETISDTVFTALQTISNAADREGSSEIVGNLITNLEKIHTDLTTASSTLQSFSGMTSSAQQLLDTTASFLQQTQKQTKSNVDVLKETQKSFSGLQQTVSGTTNSINTALTASKGFYDQMAEVIDSALQTQSSDASAVSDTLQLLAGRVDQVITSYTSLRDSIAQIGEDHEALASVTGSLVAKLDASITTQKEIRDKLNATASSLTSAVSDVENDKKELDDLIRQSASGISSVKSEYESSVQAQLNSLLSSVSDTRSDISGLMTQLDNSMDGIYTLADSASSDLSEIQTTLDDSCKLLTKASGKLEKTTGKLSSMQESGDFSQLESLIAGDTDSISSFLSAPVSLKTTEVYPIENYGSAMAPFYSTLSIWIGGIVLVAMLKVTVSKKRLDGLKNVKLHQMYLGRYLIFLIVGLLQSSLICLGDLFYLGIQCKHPFLFVLAGWISSIVYVNIIYTLTVSFGDIGKAISVVFLVVQVAGTGGTFPIEVAPGFFRAVYPLLPFTHSMAAMREAVGGVYGMDYWMDLGKLGVFLIVSLVVGLVLRRPIIRMNDEFTEKLEETKLI; from the coding sequence ATGAAAAATATATGGAAAATTTTCCAGCGGGATCTGCAACAGATACAGAAAAATGTCATCGCCATGATCGTGATCATCGGTATCACCGTTGTTCCCTGCCTGTACGCCTGGTTCAATATCGCTGCCAGCTGGGATCCTTATGAAAATACCGGTAATCTGAAAGTGGCGGTCGCCAGCGTGGACGAGGGCTATGAGGGAAGTATCATTCCAATCAAACTCACCCTCGGCGATCAAGTACTATCTGCCCTCCGGGAAAATACGCAGCTGGAGTGGGTATTTACCACAAAATCCAAAGCCATGAAAGGTGTAAAATCCGGCAAATACTATGCAGCCATCGTCATTCCCGAAGATTTCAGCCGGAATATGATGAGTGTATTCACCAGTGATATCCAGAAACCGGAGATCACGTATTATTCTAATGCGAAAGAAAATGCTATTGCACCGAAAGTCACAGACAAAGGGGCAACCGCGATTCAGACACAGGTGAATGAAGTCTTTATCGAGACGATCTCGGACACCGTATTTACCGCCCTGCAGACCATATCAAATGCGGCAGACCGCGAAGGTTCCAGTGAGATTGTCGGCAACCTGATCACCAATCTGGAAAAGATCCATACGGATCTGACCACGGCTTCCAGCACTCTGCAGTCTTTTTCCGGTATGACTTCTTCCGCACAGCAGCTTCTTGATACGACTGCTTCTTTCCTGCAGCAGACACAGAAGCAGACAAAATCCAATGTAGATGTCTTAAAAGAGACGCAGAAATCATTTTCCGGGCTGCAACAGACCGTTTCCGGGACCACGAACAGTATCAATACGGCACTGACTGCCAGCAAAGGGTTTTATGACCAGATGGCAGAAGTGATTGATTCCGCTTTGCAGACACAGAGTTCCGATGCTTCCGCTGTTTCCGATACGTTACAGTTACTTGCCGGTCGTGTCGATCAGGTGATTACTTCTTATACTTCCCTTCGGGACAGTATCGCACAGATTGGAGAGGATCATGAGGCACTGGCTTCTGTCACCGGTTCTCTGGTGGCAAAACTGGATGCTTCTATCACCACACAAAAAGAAATCCGCGATAAGTTAAATGCAACCGCATCTTCTCTTACTTCTGCGGTTTCGGATGTGGAAAATGATAAAAAAGAGCTGGATGATCTGATTCGTCAGAGCGCTTCCGGCATCAGCAGTGTAAAATCAGAGTATGAATCTTCGGTTCAGGCGCAGTTAAACAGTCTGCTCTCTTCTGTCTCTGACACCCGTTCGGATATCTCCGGGCTGATGACGCAGCTGGATAACAGTATGGATGGCATCTATACACTGGCGGATTCGGCAAGTTCTGATCTGTCTGAGATCCAGACCACGCTGGATGACTCCTGTAAGCTGCTTACAAAGGCTTCTGGGAAATTGGAAAAAACGACTGGAAAATTGAGCAGTATGCAGGAAAGCGGGGATTTTTCTCAACTGGAATCTCTGATTGCCGGGGATACGGACAGTATCAGTTCGTTCCTCTCCGCACCCGTTTCTCTGAAAACTACAGAAGTTTACCCGATTGAAAATTATGGTTCTGCCATGGCTCCGTTTTATTCTACGCTTTCGATCTGGATCGGCGGCATTGTTCTGGTGGCGATGCTGAAAGTTACGGTATCGAAAAAGAGACTTGATGGTTTAAAGAATGTGAAGCTTCACCAGATGTACTTGGGACGGTATCTGATTTTCCTGATTGTTGGGCTGTTGCAGAGTTCGCTGATTTGTCTCGGGGATCTGTTCTATCTTGGTATTCAGTGCAAACATCCGTTTTTGTTTGTGCTGGCGGGATGGATCTCAAGTATCGTGTATGTAAATATTATTTATACGCTTACGGTTTCTTTCGGGGATATCGGTAAAGCGATTAGTGTGGTTTTTCTGGTTGTTCAGGTTGCCGGTACCGGCGGTACCTTCCCGATTGAAGTGGCTCCTGGATTTTTCCGGGCAGTTTATCCGCTGCTTCCGTTTACGCACAGTATGGCTGCTATGAGAGAAGCTGTTGGAGGTGTGTATGGTATGGATTATTGGATGGATCTTGGGAAACTTGGAGTGTTTTTGATTGTTTCACTGGTTGTGGGACTGGTGTTGAGACGACCGATTATTCGGATGAATGATGAGTTTACAGAGAAGTTGGAGGAGACGAAGCTTATTTAG
- a CDS encoding GNAT family N-acetyltransferase, whose amino-acid sequence MEIIKANETHIPEILEIYAKARKFMKENGNPTQWEEGYPSREIVEKDIAADHCYVCMENEKVVGVFVFIIGEDPTYRVIYQGAWRSETEYGTIHRIASDGTTKGFARRCFDFCRQKCNYLRIDTHANNKPMQGAIRSYGFQECGIIHTRDGSDRIAFDYIQEK is encoded by the coding sequence ATGGAGATTATAAAGGCAAATGAAACACATATACCAGAGATCCTGGAGATTTATGCAAAGGCAAGAAAATTCATGAAAGAAAATGGCAATCCAACACAATGGGAAGAGGGATATCCGTCGCGAGAGATTGTGGAAAAGGATATTGCAGCAGATCATTGCTATGTCTGCATGGAAAATGAGAAGGTGGTTGGGGTATTTGTCTTTATCATTGGCGAGGATCCTACATATCGCGTAATCTATCAGGGGGCATGGCGCAGTGAGACAGAATATGGAACGATTCATCGAATTGCTTCCGATGGCACTACAAAGGGATTTGCGAGAAGATGCTTTGATTTTTGCAGACAAAAATGTAACTATCTGCGAATTGATACCCATGCAAATAACAAACCGATGCAGGGAGCTATCCGTTCGTACGGATTCCAGGAGTGCGGAATCATCCATACAAGAGACGGAAGCGACAGGATCGCGTTCGATTATATTCAAGAAAAATGA
- a CDS encoding ABC transporter ATP-binding protein, with protein sequence MSVVLAAEHLTKTFVSQGRENYTAVDDVSFSVESGEKLGIIGESGSGKTTVVNMITRLLDASSGMIRLDGEDITSKKGKELKEVYKKMQMVFQTPTESFDPRRKLGDGIAESLINFGMKKKEAMVKAGQLLELCGLEKEYAGRYPHEVSGGQCQRAAIARAIAIDPRLLILDEATSALDVTIQEEILELLDKLKTERNMTYLFICHDIALVQQFCDRVLVMHQGKIVEEGTPDEVIRNPKTEYTRRLIESVL encoded by the coding sequence ATGAGTGTGGTACTAGCAGCAGAACATCTGACAAAAACATTTGTCTCTCAGGGAAGAGAGAACTATACAGCAGTAGATGATGTGAGCTTTTCTGTAGAGTCCGGTGAGAAGCTTGGAATTATCGGAGAAAGCGGAAGTGGGAAGACTACCGTTGTCAATATGATAACCAGATTACTGGATGCTTCTTCCGGAATGATCCGGCTGGATGGAGAAGATATCACTTCAAAAAAAGGAAAAGAGTTAAAAGAAGTATATAAGAAGATGCAGATGGTATTTCAGACTCCAACGGAGAGCTTTGATCCGCGCAGGAAACTGGGGGATGGAATTGCAGAAAGTCTGATCAATTTCGGAATGAAAAAAAAAGAAGCAATGGTGAAGGCGGGACAGCTGCTGGAGCTATGCGGACTGGAAAAAGAATATGCAGGGCGCTATCCTCATGAAGTCAGTGGCGGGCAGTGCCAAAGGGCTGCAATCGCGCGTGCGATCGCTATTGATCCCCGGCTGCTGATTCTGGATGAGGCGACATCTGCGCTGGATGTTACGATTCAGGAAGAGATCCTTGAATTGCTGGATAAACTGAAAACTGAAAGAAATATGACATATCTGTTTATCTGCCATGATATTGCACTGGTTCAACAATTCTGTGACAGAGTGCTTGTCATGCATCAGGGAAAGATTGTGGAAGAGGGAACGCCGGATGAGGTGATCCGGAATCCGAAGACAGAATATACCAGAAGACTTATTGAAAGTGTTCTGTGA
- a CDS encoding RNA polymerase sigma factor, which yields MEELISQARNGDPDAFTALMESQMQNMYKAARSVLCNDEDIADAISDTILVCWEKLSQLKEARYFRTWMTRILLNKCNDILRKRKQMVWMDEIPETPDVDDGFENSEWKEALNSLAENFRLVVMLYYIEGFKTSEISQILDIPEGTVRSRLARGREQLAGLLQLKVVN from the coding sequence ATGGAAGAATTAATCAGTCAGGCAAGGAACGGAGATCCGGATGCCTTTACGGCACTGATGGAGAGCCAGATGCAGAATATGTATAAGGCGGCACGGTCGGTTCTTTGCAATGACGAGGATATTGCAGATGCGATTTCGGATACGATTCTGGTGTGTTGGGAGAAACTTTCTCAGTTGAAGGAAGCCAGATATTTTCGTACCTGGATGACCAGGATTCTGCTGAACAAATGTAACGATATTCTGCGAAAAAGAAAGCAGATGGTCTGGATGGACGAGATCCCGGAGACGCCGGATGTGGACGATGGATTTGAGAACAGTGAGTGGAAAGAGGCACTGAACAGTCTGGCGGAGAATTTCCGGCTGGTGGTGATGCTGTATTATATTGAAGGCTTCAAGACCAGCGAGATCAGTCAGATTCTGGACATCCCGGAGGGAACCGTGCGAAGCAGACTGGCACGGGGACGGGAACAGCTGGCGGGGCTTTTGCAACTGAAAGTTGTGAATTAG
- a CDS encoding HD domain-containing protein, with translation MVNTKEKEDSFMEEMRTKEKQIVYDQALYEKAYEFAKEKHGTQKRIGGAPYITHPLAVADILKKEGYDIEYQIVALFHDLLEDTDATEDEIRSIAGEEVLQAVKLLTKEKGYDMQTYVNRIRPNPIAYAVKGADRLHNLRTAFCTSKHFRQKYITETETWYLSFRPDIPAEVEKLKQTLERV, from the coding sequence GTGGTAAACACAAAAGAAAAAGAGGACAGTTTTATGGAAGAGATGCGGACAAAAGAAAAGCAGATAGTATATGATCAGGCACTATACGAAAAAGCATATGAATTTGCAAAAGAGAAACATGGAACCCAGAAAAGAATCGGTGGGGCTCCGTATATCACGCACCCGCTGGCGGTAGCCGATATTCTGAAAAAAGAAGGCTATGATATCGAGTACCAGATTGTCGCCTTGTTCCACGATCTTCTGGAAGACACGGATGCCACCGAAGACGAGATCCGCTCCATCGCCGGTGAAGAAGTCCTGCAAGCGGTAAAACTGCTCACAAAAGAAAAAGGCTATGACATGCAAACTTACGTCAACCGCATCCGCCCAAACCCCATAGCCTACGCCGTAAAAGGAGCCGACCGCCTCCATAACCTGAGAACCGCTTTCTGTACCAGCAAACACTTCCGGCAAAAATACATCACCGAAACCGAAACCTGGTACCTCTCTTTCCGCCCGGACATCCCTGCAGAAGTGGAAAAACTCAAACAGACCCTAGAGCGTGTTTGA
- a CDS encoding DUF4179 domain-containing protein, with protein MSNDRILRTLQQDVEIPEVVRKKADQAFAKIRAEQEETGMDNKKVVSYNKKRTGRKVFSKRKIAAVAAVAALATATVTAGAAAYMKWSTGMAEGMQATETQQKQLEDNGMAAFTSQSCTDAGVTVTAEQSITDNYNSHISFKVEGFQVEDGQQPDFGSISVLVDGKEDLNLDAGFYDGIIAGDDGMPVRASDGSSALDENGDMMYYYVQEDGSMEFDINMNNYSEKGFFIGKDIQVELKDLGTVDKAEFTKTLEGTWSFEWTLGGADTAKTYTLNQPLGDSGATIQTVEVSPISVYAEYNFPLQKETITTENEDGTTSESTTFKEAPALMGIKLKDGTVIKNMYMGGGVIGYQNNSSDDYVYAYATDRIIDPDQIAYFLFLNDTPVGDQGLTEDNFYEVAVGENQ; from the coding sequence ATGAGTAATGATAGAATTTTACGGACACTGCAGCAGGATGTGGAGATTCCGGAAGTGGTAAGAAAAAAAGCAGATCAGGCATTTGCAAAGATTCGTGCAGAACAGGAGGAAACCGGTATGGATAATAAGAAAGTAGTTTCATATAACAAGAAAAGAACAGGAAGAAAAGTATTTTCCAAAAGAAAGATTGCTGCAGTGGCAGCAGTTGCGGCACTGGCGACTGCAACCGTTACGGCAGGAGCAGCCGCTTATATGAAGTGGAGCACCGGCATGGCAGAAGGTATGCAGGCAACGGAAACACAGCAGAAACAGCTGGAAGACAACGGAATGGCAGCATTTACCAGTCAGTCCTGCACAGATGCGGGCGTGACCGTGACGGCAGAGCAGAGTATCACGGATAATTACAACAGCCATATTTCTTTCAAAGTAGAGGGATTTCAAGTGGAAGACGGACAGCAGCCGGACTTTGGAAGCATCAGCGTGCTGGTGGACGGAAAAGAGGATCTGAACCTGGATGCCGGATTCTATGACGGCATCATCGCAGGAGATGACGGAATGCCGGTGCGGGCTTCCGATGGAAGTTCTGCATTGGACGAAAATGGAGACATGATGTATTACTATGTACAGGAAGATGGCAGCATGGAATTTGACATCAATATGAACAACTATAGTGAAAAAGGATTCTTTATCGGAAAGGATATTCAGGTGGAACTGAAGGATCTGGGAACGGTAGATAAGGCGGAATTCACCAAGACACTGGAAGGCACCTGGAGTTTTGAATGGACACTCGGCGGCGCGGATACTGCAAAGACATATACCCTGAACCAGCCACTGGGAGACAGCGGTGCAACGATCCAGACCGTAGAGGTTTCTCCAATCTCTGTTTATGCAGAATACAATTTCCCGTTACAGAAAGAAACCATTACCACGGAAAATGAAGACGGAACAACTTCGGAAAGCACGACATTTAAGGAAGCTCCGGCTCTGATGGGAATCAAATTAAAAGATGGCACCGTGATCAAAAATATGTACATGGGCGGCGGTGTGATCGGATACCAGAATAACAGTTCCGATGATTATGTCTACGCCTACGCAACCGACCGCATCATCGATCCGGACCAGATCGCATACTTCCTGTTCCTGAATGATACACCAGTCGGCGACCAGGGTCTGACAGAAGATAATTTCTATGAGGTAGCTGTTGGGGAAAACCAGTAG
- the nikC gene encoding nickel transporter permease yields the protein MREPTIRKQNIHRNNLKIRLIFLGILALVLVIASYFSEYLCPYDPYLQDLGNAKAVPSAAHIFGTDRYGRDMLSRVIVGSKTSIYSTLLLVAFITVLGTMIGVFCAWKGTWVDTVLMRISDVFLAFPGLVFALAVAAALGGGVHNAIIALGAISWPKYARVARSETLAQKETVYLRAAKLSGCGTWKLIFKHILPNITGPILVTAMLDIGTMMMELAGLSFLGLGAKPPVAEWGSMMSDTRNLLTTHPWVTLAPGFAIFVSVMIFNLLGDTVRDWLDPRNGR from the coding sequence ATGAGAGAACCAACCATTAGAAAACAGAATATACACAGGAATAATTTGAAGATTCGTCTGATTTTTTTGGGGATACTGGCACTGGTGCTGGTGATCGCATCGTATTTCAGTGAATATTTATGCCCATATGATCCTTATCTGCAGGATCTGGGTAATGCAAAGGCAGTGCCGTCCGCTGCACATATCTTTGGTACTGACCGATATGGACGGGATATGCTGTCCCGTGTGATCGTGGGAAGCAAGACCAGTATTTATTCCACCTTATTGCTGGTAGCATTTATTACAGTGCTTGGTACGATGATCGGAGTGTTTTGTGCCTGGAAGGGAACATGGGTGGATACTGTGCTGATGCGTATTTCCGATGTGTTCCTTGCTTTCCCGGGGCTTGTGTTTGCACTGGCGGTAGCGGCAGCTCTTGGAGGTGGTGTCCATAATGCGATCATAGCACTGGGTGCCATCAGCTGGCCCAAATACGCCAGAGTGGCAAGAAGTGAAACTCTGGCACAAAAAGAAACGGTATATCTCCGGGCAGCGAAACTGTCCGGCTGTGGAACCTGGAAACTGATTTTCAAGCATATACTTCCTAATATTACAGGTCCCATTCTGGTTACAGCGATGCTGGATATCGGAACGATGATGATGGAACTTGCAGGTCTGTCTTTTCTGGGGCTGGGAGCAAAACCGCCGGTGGCTGAGTGGGGAAGTATGATGAGCGATACGAGAAATCTGCTTACTACTCATCCATGGGTAACACTTGCTCCTGGTTTTGCAATCTTTGTATCGGTTATGATATTCAATCTGTTAGGTGATACAGTCAGAGACTGGCTGGATCCCCGTAATGGGAGGTAG
- a CDS encoding ABC transporter ATP-binding protein, which translates to MAEVIRYEHVDISYKGKRVVHDVSFSVEKGEILGIVGESGSGKSTLVKAAMGLLGRDGLVSRGDIWYKGMDLPDLKPGEMRKLCGPELGMIFQTAGSSFCPIRTVRAQLYEFMTEHKKIKMDVFEKQAEELLEKFGFDDPKRVMDSYPFELSGGMQQRVGIAAAMFLNPKILMADEPTSALDVTVQKQVIEEMLMVRKTFGTSILLVTHNMGVIRAMADKVLVLHEGEIMEYGVTEEVFEQPQSAYTKKLLAAVPKLRR; encoded by the coding sequence GTGGCTGAAGTCATTCGTTATGAACATGTAGATATCAGTTATAAAGGAAAAAGAGTTGTACATGATGTCAGTTTTTCTGTAGAAAAAGGTGAAATCCTTGGAATTGTAGGAGAAAGTGGCAGCGGAAAATCGACGCTGGTCAAAGCGGCGATGGGTCTGCTTGGAAGGGATGGTCTTGTTAGCAGAGGAGATATCTGGTATAAGGGGATGGATCTTCCCGATCTGAAACCGGGGGAGATGAGAAAACTGTGCGGACCGGAGCTGGGAATGATCTTTCAGACGGCCGGAAGCTCTTTTTGTCCGATCCGTACGGTACGGGCACAGCTTTATGAATTCATGACAGAACATAAAAAAATAAAAATGGATGTATTCGAGAAACAGGCGGAGGAGCTGCTTGAAAAATTTGGCTTTGATGATCCCAAAAGAGTAATGGACAGTTATCCCTTTGAGCTTTCCGGCGGTATGCAGCAGCGTGTGGGTATTGCGGCGGCCATGTTTTTGAACCCGAAGATACTGATGGCAGATGAGCCGACTTCTGCACTGGACGTAACAGTTCAGAAGCAGGTGATAGAAGAGATGCTTATGGTGAGAAAAACATTTGGAACGTCTATTCTGCTGGTAACTCATAACATGGGAGTGATCCGTGCGATGGCAGACAAAGTGCTGGTTTTACATGAGGGTGAGATCATGGAATACGGAGTGACAGAAGAAGTATTTGAACAACCTCAGTCAGCGTATACAAAAAAATTGCTGGCAGCGGTTCCAAAACTTCGGAGGTAG
- a CDS encoding DUF4230 domain-containing protein, with protein sequence MKKKIIGSVLVLGIVAAAAGLFVPNAVQKITKESVITSSQLEKAVDISELSTAEFIYNGIADKYSDGNLEETECHIAYASTVKVGIALDQITFTIDEEKKTVTPVLPEITVNTVTVDPDSLSFIPQNPDVELKDIMTVCKEDALKEASESKELYQTAEENLQSAIEALLSPILKNAGYTMQWDI encoded by the coding sequence ATGAAGAAAAAAATCATAGGAAGTGTGCTGGTTCTCGGAATCGTTGCGGCTGCAGCAGGTCTGTTTGTACCAAATGCAGTACAGAAGATAACAAAAGAAAGCGTAATTACTTCCTCGCAGCTGGAAAAAGCGGTGGATATCAGTGAACTGTCCACGGCAGAGTTCATATACAACGGGATCGCAGACAAGTACAGTGATGGAAACCTGGAAGAAACCGAGTGCCATATCGCGTATGCCTCCACGGTGAAAGTAGGAATCGCGCTGGATCAGATAACATTTACCATTGATGAGGAAAAAAAAACGGTAACGCCGGTACTGCCGGAAATTACGGTAAATACAGTAACCGTGGATCCGGATTCGCTCAGTTTTATCCCACAGAATCCAGATGTGGAGCTGAAAGATATCATGACGGTGTGCAAGGAAGATGCCCTAAAGGAAGCGAGTGAGTCAAAAGAACTCTATCAGACGGCCGAAGAAAATCTGCAGTCAGCCATCGAAGCACTACTCTCGCCGATCCTGAAAAATGCAGGATATACGATGCAGTGGGATATATAG
- a CDS encoding ABC transporter substrate-binding protein, with the protein MNAKKLIGTALSVVLCASMLAGCGNQKNETETTTEKGKKTLVIGDTTFNSSNEENNVNPHDSYSGWACIRYGIGETLVKYSDTMEIEPWLAKEWENVDELTWKITLQDNVKFSSDRDMDAEAVKECLEHLTENHERAKNDLKIESMEADGQILTIHTSEPKPALLNYLGDPYGCIIDVEAGFDDGIVAGTGPYIAVDCQSDDHLTLVKNDNYWNGTPKIDELTIRTITDGSTLANALQSGEVQAAYGMAYESYPMFENDDYTFSQISTSRCFFGKMNFDESSVCADAAVRKAIAMGIDKENFVTTLLEGNGYPANGVFPDGSAFGGDKVTTETYDPEGAKEVLEAAGWKDTDGDGIREKDGKKLTVRWLTYPSRQELPLLAESAQATLKDIGIDLDINCTADNNSIADDPTAWDVYAMANVQAPTGDPEYWFTVFATSDATRNQGKYSSEKLDDLEKELSAEFDIEKRAELAVQMQQTVLDDHAFVFCSFLKMSMISKANVTGYESHACDYYQVTADLDIN; encoded by the coding sequence ATGAATGCAAAAAAACTGATCGGTACTGCGTTAAGTGTTGTTTTATGTGCAAGTATGCTCGCAGGATGCGGAAACCAAAAAAACGAAACAGAGACAACAACTGAGAAAGGGAAAAAGACCCTGGTAATCGGTGACACAACCTTTAACAGTTCCAATGAAGAAAACAATGTGAATCCACACGATTCTTATTCCGGTTGGGCCTGCATCCGGTATGGGATTGGTGAGACACTGGTAAAATATTCGGATACCATGGAAATCGAGCCATGGCTGGCAAAAGAATGGGAAAATGTGGATGAGCTGACATGGAAGATCACACTGCAGGATAATGTAAAATTCTCCAGTGACCGGGATATGGATGCGGAAGCAGTGAAAGAATGTCTGGAGCATCTGACTGAAAATCACGAACGGGCAAAAAATGACCTGAAAATAGAATCCATGGAGGCTGATGGACAGATTCTTACGATTCATACATCAGAACCGAAACCGGCGCTGTTAAATTATCTTGGCGATCCTTATGGATGTATCATTGATGTGGAGGCAGGATTTGATGACGGAATCGTGGCAGGTACCGGACCATACATCGCTGTGGACTGTCAGAGCGATGATCATCTGACACTGGTGAAAAACGATAATTACTGGAATGGAACACCGAAGATTGATGAATTGACGATCCGTACCATTACAGATGGAAGCACACTGGCCAATGCACTTCAGTCGGGAGAAGTACAGGCTGCGTATGGTATGGCATATGAAAGTTATCCGATGTTTGAAAATGACGATTATACATTTTCACAGATTTCCACATCCCGTTGTTTCTTTGGAAAGATGAATTTTGATGAAAGTTCTGTATGTGCAGATGCGGCAGTCCGAAAAGCGATTGCCATGGGAATTGACAAAGAAAACTTTGTCACAACGCTTCTGGAAGGAAATGGTTATCCGGCAAACGGGGTATTTCCGGATGGTTCCGCATTTGGCGGAGATAAGGTAACCACAGAAACTTATGATCCGGAGGGTGCGAAAGAAGTTCTGGAAGCAGCAGGATGGAAAGATACTGACGGAGATGGTATCCGTGAAAAAGACGGAAAAAAACTGACTGTAAGATGGCTGACCTACCCCAGTCGTCAGGAACTGCCACTGCTTGCAGAATCTGCTCAGGCTACTCTGAAGGATATCGGAATTGATCTGGATATCAACTGCACAGCTGATAATAACTCTATAGCAGATGATCCAACAGCCTGGGATGTCTATGCAATGGCAAATGTTCAGGCACCTACCGGTGATCCGGAATACTGGTTTACTGTTTTTGCAACTTCCGATGCGACAAGAAATCAGGGAAAATACAGCAGTGAAAAACTGGATGATCTGGAAAAAGAACTGAGCGCGGAATTTGATATAGAGAAACGGGCCGAACTTGCTGTACAGATGCAGCAGACTGTTCTGGATGATCATGCATTTGTCTTCTGCTCCTTCCTGAAGATGAGCATGATCTCCAAAGCAAATGTTACCGGATATGAATCTCACGCCTGCGATTATTATCAGGTTACGGCGGATCTGGATATTAACTGA
- a CDS encoding DUF4230 domain-containing protein yields the protein MRVRKITKTWMLLVGTVVLCLTGCGKETQTADFSGVTSVCELATLKCYYHNVAKAETEASGIFAKWLKTGYKKIWTEYSGIIEYGIDISQVTVSEPDKNGVVTVTMPDAQVLNVDVDEDSLGTPLTDTGFLTSVTTEEKTTTLAGAQETMEQQAKENTEMLSQAKARAKTLIEEYIKNVGESIGEEYTVEWKDAEPGMTESEKK from the coding sequence ATGAGAGTACGAAAGATAACAAAAACATGGATGCTTCTCGTTGGGACCGTTGTTCTTTGCCTGACAGGATGCGGAAAAGAAACGCAGACTGCTGATTTTTCAGGGGTTACTTCGGTGTGTGAACTGGCCACTTTGAAGTGTTATTATCATAATGTTGCGAAAGCGGAGACGGAAGCAAGTGGCATTTTCGCAAAATGGCTGAAAACCGGATATAAGAAAATCTGGACGGAATACAGTGGGATTATTGAATATGGCATCGATATCAGTCAGGTCACAGTATCGGAACCGGACAAAAACGGTGTGGTGACCGTGACGATGCCGGATGCACAGGTTCTGAATGTAGATGTGGATGAAGATTCTCTTGGTACCCCGCTGACCGATACCGGTTTTCTGACCAGTGTTACCACAGAAGAGAAAACAACGACACTGGCAGGTGCGCAGGAAACGATGGAGCAGCAGGCAAAAGAAAATACAGAGATGCTGTCGCAGGCAAAGGCACGGGCGAAGACGCTGATCGAGGAGTACATAAAAAATGTGGGTGAGAGCATCGGTGAGGAGTATACGGTAGAGTGGAAAGATGCAGAGCCGGGAATGACGGAGAGTGAGAAAAAGTAA